From Rhodopseudomonas palustris, a single genomic window includes:
- a CDS encoding FAD-dependent monooxygenase gives MIEERFDAIVVGAGMAGNAAALTMAKRGMKVLQIERGEYPGSKNVQGAILYADMLEKLVPDFREDAPLERHLVEQRFWMMDGKSHTGLHHRSEDFNEEKPNRYTIIRAQFDKWLSSKAQEAGAIVLCETTVKELVQDAYGKVIGVITDRDGGQVHADVVVLAEGVNGLLGTKAALRERPTPENVALAVKEMHFLPRETIETRFNLKGDEGVVIEAAGTISAGMTGMGFIYTNKESISIGIGCLVSDFQKTGETPYGLLERFKKHPSVAPLIEGSEVKEYAGHLIPEGGYKAIPQLYGDGWVVVGDAAQLNNAMHREGSNLAMTSGRIAGEAIFQVKSRKDPMTKENLALYKKMLDDSFVIKDLKKYKDMPALLHIQSQNFFLTYPQLVNKALQNFVRVDGTPKIEKEKTTIKSFVSARSWGGLFGDAFRLARAWR, from the coding sequence ATGATCGAAGAACGTTTCGACGCCATCGTCGTCGGGGCCGGCATGGCCGGCAACGCCGCTGCGCTGACCATGGCCAAGCGCGGCATGAAGGTGCTGCAGATCGAGCGCGGGGAGTATCCGGGCTCGAAGAACGTGCAGGGCGCGATTCTCTACGCCGACATGCTGGAGAAGCTGGTCCCCGACTTCCGCGAGGATGCGCCGCTGGAGCGGCACCTCGTCGAGCAGCGTTTCTGGATGATGGACGGCAAGTCGCACACCGGCCTGCATCACCGCTCTGAAGATTTCAACGAAGAGAAGCCGAACCGCTACACCATCATTCGTGCGCAGTTCGACAAATGGCTGTCGAGCAAGGCGCAGGAAGCCGGCGCGATCGTGCTGTGCGAGACCACCGTCAAGGAGCTGGTGCAGGACGCCTACGGCAAGGTGATCGGCGTGATCACCGATCGCGACGGTGGCCAGGTGCATGCCGACGTCGTGGTGCTGGCCGAAGGTGTCAACGGCCTGCTCGGCACCAAGGCCGCGCTGCGCGAGCGACCGACGCCGGAGAACGTGGCGCTGGCCGTGAAGGAAATGCACTTTCTGCCGCGCGAGACCATCGAAACCCGCTTCAACCTGAAAGGCGACGAAGGCGTGGTGATCGAGGCGGCCGGCACCATCTCGGCCGGCATGACCGGCATGGGATTCATCTACACCAACAAGGAGTCGATCTCGATCGGCATCGGCTGTCTGGTGTCCGACTTCCAGAAGACCGGCGAGACGCCCTACGGCTTGCTCGAGCGCTTCAAGAAGCACCCCTCGGTGGCGCCGCTGATCGAGGGCTCCGAGGTGAAGGAATATGCTGGTCACCTGATCCCGGAAGGCGGCTACAAGGCGATTCCGCAGCTCTATGGCGACGGCTGGGTCGTGGTCGGCGACGCCGCGCAGCTCAACAACGCGATGCACCGCGAGGGCTCGAATCTGGCGATGACGTCGGGCCGGATCGCCGGCGAGGCGATCTTCCAGGTCAAGTCGCGCAAGGATCCGATGACCAAGGAGAACCTCGCGCTCTACAAAAAGATGCTCGACGACTCCTTCGTCATCAAGGATCTGAAGAAGTACAAGGATATGCCGGCCCTGCTGCACATCCAGTCGCAGAACTTCTTCCTGACCTATCCGCAGCTCGTCAACAAGGCGCTGCAGAACTTCGTCCGTGTCGACGGCACGCCGAAGATCGAGAAGGAGAAGACCACGATCAAGTCGTTCGTTTCGGCGCGGTCGTGGGGCGGACTGTTCGGCGACGCGTTCCGCTTGGCGCGGGCGTGGCGATAA
- a CDS encoding glycosyltransferase family 4 protein translates to MSDQAPRSDRTGAALVTNVAPASAGSSRRTTGLATRILLIQTQAENAGAQEISRLVGAGLAARGYDVHNLFFFRQSRGFDEPANTTYCAPRRPGNPLSFLRFLVSLARRIRTTRPDAILTFQHYGNAIGGAIARLVSPAPVIANQVSARLTMPGWLQKLDRMMGRLGVFDTITVNSKDMLRDYSHYPASYRQRLTHVPHGFDQKHSTLTRTEARRRFALPIESVVLGTAARLHPLKQLDASIRVLPAHPTWRLALAGNGPDEARLRALAEQLGVADRVSFIGEISPEQIADFLACLDVFVFPSLAETFGLAAVEAAHAGIPVVSNDLPVLREVLAYQGEPAAVFVDASDNDALGAAIAAVLDDPELRVRLQRSGEGLRTRYSVDVMVDDYVRIVEQAM, encoded by the coding sequence ATGAGCGATCAGGCGCCGCGATCAGATCGCACCGGTGCAGCGCTCGTCACGAATGTGGCTCCCGCCTCGGCGGGTTCGAGCCGGCGCACGACGGGGCTTGCGACACGCATTCTTCTGATCCAGACCCAAGCCGAGAACGCGGGTGCACAGGAGATCTCGCGCCTCGTCGGTGCCGGGCTGGCGGCGCGCGGCTACGATGTCCACAACCTGTTCTTCTTCCGGCAGTCGCGCGGCTTCGACGAGCCGGCGAATACGACCTATTGCGCGCCGCGCCGGCCCGGCAATCCATTGTCGTTCCTGCGCTTCCTGGTGTCCCTCGCTCGCCGGATCCGCACGACGCGCCCGGATGCGATCCTGACATTTCAGCACTACGGCAACGCGATCGGCGGCGCTATCGCGCGGCTGGTGAGTCCGGCTCCGGTGATCGCCAATCAGGTTTCGGCCCGGTTGACGATGCCCGGCTGGCTGCAGAAGCTCGACCGGATGATGGGTCGACTCGGCGTGTTCGACACCATCACGGTGAACTCAAAGGACATGCTGCGCGACTATTCGCACTATCCGGCTTCCTACCGCCAACGCCTGACCCATGTTCCCCACGGCTTCGATCAGAAGCACTCGACCCTGACCCGAACTGAAGCGCGCCGCCGCTTCGCTCTGCCGATCGAGAGCGTCGTACTCGGTACGGCGGCGCGGCTGCATCCGCTGAAACAGCTCGACGCCAGCATCCGCGTGCTGCCGGCGCATCCCACTTGGCGGCTCGCGCTGGCGGGCAACGGGCCGGACGAAGCGCGGCTGCGCGCGCTGGCGGAACAGCTCGGCGTCGCCGACCGGGTGTCTTTCATCGGAGAGATCTCACCGGAGCAGATCGCCGATTTCTTGGCGTGCCTCGACGTGTTCGTGTTCCCCTCACTGGCCGAAACCTTCGGGCTCGCCGCGGTCGAGGCCGCGCATGCGGGAATTCCGGTGGTCTCCAACGATCTGCCGGTGCTGCGCGAGGTGCTGGCGTATCAGGGTGAGCCGGCTGCGGTGTTCGTGGATGCCTCCGACAACGACGCGCTCGGAGCGGCGATCGCCGCGGTGCTCGACGACCCGGAGCTGAGGGTGCGACTTCAACGCAGTGGCGAAGGTTTGAGGACCAGATACTCTGTCGACGTCATGGTCGACGATTACGTGCGGATTGTCGAACAGGCGATGTAA
- the nifW gene encoding nitrogenase stabilizing/protective protein NifW, whose amino-acid sequence MSTSAATETADIVARLQRAGSAEEFFELLGVAYDPKLLNVARLHILRRMGQYLAEEDLGGLPADEAAARCKAVLERAYADFVASSPLDQRVFKVLKDAVAPKTPKRPAFVPLDALK is encoded by the coding sequence ATGAGCACATCCGCCGCCACCGAAACCGCCGACATCGTGGCCCGGTTGCAGCGCGCCGGCTCCGCCGAGGAGTTCTTCGAGCTGCTCGGCGTCGCCTACGATCCCAAGCTGCTCAACGTGGCGCGGCTGCACATCCTCCGGCGCATGGGCCAGTATCTCGCTGAAGAAGATCTCGGCGGTCTGCCTGCCGACGAAGCCGCCGCCCGCTGCAAGGCGGTGCTGGAGCGGGCCTATGCCGATTTCGTCGCATCTTCGCCGCTCGATCAACGGGTGTTCAAGGTGCTGAAGGATGCTGTGGCGCCGAAGACGCCCAAGCGTCCGGCCTTCGTCCCGCTCGATGCCCTGAAGTAA
- a CDS encoding cupin domain-containing protein, which translates to MPNDLIVTSRTDIELKPAPIEPSWIIEGNPVATNCTLSRSADGMASTIIWQCTEGKFNWHYDIDETICILEGSVVIESAGMPAKRYGPGDVIFFKDGASARWHVEGHIRKIAFCRRTQPRLVALAVRVFVKLRSMLLPSANRPAQSLLGAN; encoded by the coding sequence ATGCCCAACGACCTGATCGTCACCTCGCGCACCGACATCGAATTGAAGCCGGCGCCGATCGAGCCATCGTGGATCATCGAAGGCAATCCGGTCGCCACCAACTGCACGCTGTCGCGCAGCGCCGACGGCATGGCGTCGACGATCATCTGGCAGTGCACCGAGGGCAAGTTCAACTGGCACTACGACATCGACGAGACGATCTGCATTCTGGAAGGCTCGGTGGTGATCGAAAGCGCCGGCATGCCGGCGAAGCGCTACGGTCCGGGTGACGTGATCTTTTTCAAGGACGGCGCCAGCGCGCGCTGGCATGTCGAAGGTCACATCCGCAAGATTGCGTTCTGCCGCCGCACCCAGCCGCGGCTGGTCGCGCTGGCGGTGCGGGTGTTCGTCAAGCTGCGCTCGATGTTGCTGCCATCCGCCAACCGGCCGGCGCAATCGCTGCTCGGCGCCAACTGA
- a CDS encoding DUF2478 domain-containing protein produces MDFSHGKSGRPSILAIVYTDGAAACRLMSDLGRRLRDAGVVVAGLVPYQGAVDDGTPRCDMEVEELSSRFILQLAEERGKQPHGCRIDPEAVQEAAALIAASFRNAPELLIVNKFGKLEADGGGLSDVISDAVDQGIPVIVGVPERHLAPWRCFTSGLAEEASLDSPRIQQWLARRGFGVRRSTVGPQHVFNSAA; encoded by the coding sequence ATGGACTTTTCTCACGGCAAGTCGGGACGACCGTCGATCCTCGCAATCGTGTACACCGATGGCGCAGCCGCGTGCCGGCTGATGTCGGATCTCGGCCGCCGCTTGCGCGACGCCGGCGTGGTGGTCGCGGGTCTGGTGCCGTATCAGGGCGCTGTCGACGATGGCACGCCGCGCTGCGACATGGAGGTCGAGGAGCTGTCCTCCCGTTTCATCCTTCAACTCGCAGAAGAGCGCGGCAAGCAGCCCCACGGCTGCCGCATCGATCCAGAAGCCGTGCAGGAAGCCGCCGCTTTGATCGCGGCATCGTTCCGTAACGCGCCGGAGTTGCTGATCGTCAACAAATTCGGCAAGCTCGAAGCCGACGGCGGGGGTCTCAGCGACGTGATCAGCGATGCGGTGGATCAAGGGATTCCGGTCATCGTCGGCGTTCCGGAGCGACATCTCGCACCGTGGCGCTGCTTCACGAGCGGCCTCGCCGAAGAAGCATCCCTGGACTCGCCCCGCATTCAGCAATGGCTTGCCCGCCGCGGCTTCGGCGTTCGGCGCAGCACTGTCGGCCCACAGCACGTGTTCAATTCGGCAGCGTGA
- a CDS encoding electron transfer flavoprotein subunit beta/FixA family protein, whose product MHIVVCIKQVPDSAQIRVHPVTNTIMRQGVPTIINPYDLFALEEALRLRDKFGGEVTVLTMGPPTAEDSLRKALTIGANRAVLLTDRFFAGSDTLATSYALAAAIRKIGSTFGAVDVVFTGKQTIDGDTAQVGPGICKRLDFLQLTYVSKVSSLDLEARTIEVERRSEGGVQVLRSNLPCLITMLEGTNQVRRGSMINALNAARAEVVKWSAQDAGVEDIQKCGLRGSPTVVKRVFAPTPRAEKAKVVEAAGQPPAEALIDEIFKLRPKLENEMFELARGF is encoded by the coding sequence ATGCATATCGTCGTCTGTATCAAGCAGGTTCCGGACTCGGCCCAGATCCGCGTGCATCCGGTCACCAACACGATCATGCGCCAGGGCGTGCCGACGATCATCAATCCCTACGATCTGTTCGCGCTGGAAGAGGCGCTGCGGCTGCGCGACAAGTTCGGCGGCGAGGTCACGGTGCTGACGATGGGTCCGCCGACCGCCGAGGACTCCTTGCGCAAGGCGCTTACCATCGGCGCAAATCGCGCCGTGCTGCTGACCGATCGGTTCTTCGCCGGCTCCGACACGCTGGCGACCAGCTACGCGCTCGCCGCGGCGATCCGCAAGATCGGCTCCACCTTCGGTGCCGTCGACGTGGTGTTCACCGGCAAGCAGACCATCGACGGTGACACCGCCCAGGTCGGCCCCGGCATCTGCAAGCGGCTCGACTTCCTGCAGCTCACCTACGTCTCGAAGGTCTCTTCGCTCGACCTCGAAGCCCGAACGATCGAAGTCGAGCGCCGCTCCGAAGGCGGCGTGCAGGTGCTGCGCAGCAATCTGCCCTGCCTGATCACCATGCTGGAAGGCACCAACCAGGTGCGCCGCGGTTCGATGATCAATGCGCTGAATGCCGCCCGCGCCGAGGTGGTGAAGTGGAGCGCGCAGGATGCCGGCGTCGAGGACATCCAGAAGTGCGGCCTGCGCGGCTCCCCGACGGTGGTGAAGCGCGTGTTCGCGCCCACCCCGCGCGCCGAGAAGGCCAAGGTTGTCGAGGCCGCCGGCCAGCCGCCGGCGGAAGCACTGATCGACGAAATCTTCAAGCTCCGGCCCAAGCTCGAGAACGAAATGTTCGAGCTGGCGCGTGGATTCTGA
- a CDS encoding ferredoxin family protein → MTTEAPVRVEDKLYQNRYLVDVGNAHIKVKPHTKPSPELLALLKICPAHCYELNSNGQVEVTPDGCVECGTCRVLAEGGGDIEWSYPRGGYGVLFKFG, encoded by the coding sequence ATGACAACGGAAGCCCCGGTTCGCGTCGAAGACAAGCTGTATCAGAACCGCTATCTTGTCGACGTCGGCAACGCTCATATCAAGGTCAAGCCGCATACCAAGCCGTCGCCGGAGTTGCTGGCGCTGCTGAAGATCTGCCCTGCGCATTGCTACGAGCTGAACAGCAACGGCCAGGTCGAGGTGACGCCGGACGGCTGCGTCGAATGCGGCACCTGCCGGGTGCTCGCCGAAGGCGGCGGCGACATCGAGTGGAGCTACCCGCGGGGCGGCTACGGCGTGCTGTTCAAGTTCGGTTGA
- a CDS encoding glucosamine inositolphosphorylceramide transferase family protein, protein MIVELRFDRQRPRSWMRHLIDLLTSQARTTQISWIATGAERPPGLEALLDLERMLLRRGRRCGGDRDPALLQAPNAAHGRPDIVIDFTAVAREPECPARLYLRPLFDGQAGEDAAFAAILAGDLPVIEICDEISGTVMWSGQPSGENAQGLGGALGATMARTATLMNGVLESGARPLTIRRDGGHLGHAHSAPGFVARNLALSVAKAIYRMCCYAPHWRIGWRHTDDAGIWGSADLSGPEWQAIPSPANRFYADPFAVTWKGRTCVFFEELDHRVGKGTISAIEFGESGPIGGAIPVLEEPWHLSYPFLIAHGDELWMIPESSVQRDVSIYRCVAFPGRWERHATLLSGVELADATIVQHDGRHYLFGATRDDDRDGGYSDTLSIYLADDLFGPWRPHAIRPALVDRASARPAGHFVRQGGRLWRPVQDCTRGYGGALGLAEITELSPETFAQTVRHVVEPGPRWPGRKLHTLNRCGRLELIDGSVIQPKIASLRMIARANDTLAVGAR, encoded by the coding sequence ATGATCGTTGAGCTTCGGTTCGACCGCCAGCGTCCACGATCATGGATGCGCCATCTGATCGATCTTCTGACGAGCCAGGCGCGGACGACGCAGATCTCCTGGATCGCGACCGGCGCCGAGCGTCCGCCCGGCCTGGAGGCGCTGCTCGATCTCGAACGGATGCTGCTGCGGCGTGGCCGCCGCTGCGGCGGCGATCGTGATCCTGCGCTGTTGCAGGCACCGAACGCCGCGCACGGGCGCCCCGACATCGTCATCGACTTCACCGCTGTCGCACGTGAACCCGAATGTCCGGCGCGGCTCTATCTGCGTCCGCTGTTCGACGGCCAGGCCGGCGAAGATGCGGCATTCGCCGCGATCCTCGCAGGCGACCTGCCGGTCATCGAGATCTGCGACGAGATCAGCGGCACAGTGATGTGGTCCGGGCAGCCTTCCGGCGAAAACGCCCAAGGGCTCGGCGGTGCACTCGGTGCGACCATGGCCCGCACCGCCACGCTGATGAACGGCGTGCTGGAGAGCGGTGCGCGGCCGCTGACGATCCGCCGCGACGGCGGCCATCTCGGTCACGCGCATTCCGCGCCAGGCTTCGTGGCCCGCAACCTCGCGCTGTCGGTCGCCAAAGCGATCTACCGGATGTGTTGCTATGCGCCGCATTGGCGGATCGGCTGGCGTCACACCGACGACGCCGGAATCTGGGGCTCGGCCGATCTGTCGGGCCCGGAATGGCAAGCGATACCGAGCCCGGCCAACCGGTTCTATGCCGATCCGTTCGCGGTGACGTGGAAGGGCCGCACCTGCGTCTTCTTCGAAGAGCTCGACCACCGCGTCGGCAAGGGCACGATCTCGGCGATCGAGTTCGGTGAATCCGGCCCGATCGGCGGAGCCATTCCGGTGCTCGAAGAGCCGTGGCACTTGTCCTATCCGTTTCTGATCGCCCACGGCGACGAGCTGTGGATGATTCCGGAGAGCAGCGTGCAGAGGGACGTCTCGATCTATCGCTGCGTGGCGTTTCCCGGTCGTTGGGAACGGCACGCGACGCTGCTGTCGGGCGTGGAGCTGGCCGACGCCACCATCGTGCAGCACGACGGACGTCACTATCTGTTCGGCGCGACCCGTGACGATGACCGCGATGGCGGCTACTCCGATACGCTTTCGATCTATCTCGCCGACGACCTGTTCGGACCGTGGCGTCCGCACGCGATCCGGCCGGCCCTGGTCGACCGCGCCAGCGCGCGTCCTGCGGGGCATTTCGTCCGGCAGGGAGGCCGACTGTGGCGGCCGGTCCAGGATTGCACGCGCGGCTATGGCGGCGCACTGGGCCTCGCCGAGATCACCGAGCTGTCGCCGGAGACCTTCGCGCAGACCGTGCGACATGTTGTAGAACCGGGCCCGCGATGGCCGGGCCGCAAGCTGCACACCCTCAATCGCTGCGGTCGACTCGAACTGATCGACGGCAGCGTGATCCAGCCCAAGATCGCCAGCCTGCGCATGATTGCACGAGCGAACGACACCCTCGCGGTCGGGGCGCGCTGA
- a CDS encoding lipopolysaccharide biosynthesis protein yields MTLKFAATFARLIDLRNNAGIRAMTGALALRVMITLVNLTLVTLAARTLNAHDFGTYSILFSAAGLLSVIATFGQQIFIMRSWSEYTTAGNEAMLKGVVIFTALACLAGGILVSLPFFVWVSTEQDTLLALSATAYLFCFALMLTSAHAARGAVGVGVGDGLTYLLVATCPILYLLGCVAFGATIEIHTIFLTMAAASCVTIMVQMALLLRQVRRQFPQIGRAHSAFELRTWCARSAKLWVSVSLEAANQYADVVIIGYLMSPTVAGAYFVITRVANAFAMATGAVYIFSTRHIPNLYYGRQHRELDGLLDSVALMTLAIVAGGLMLVLGGGHWILYLFNPDYVPYYATLGILTAGTAAVAAAGPCGSILMLTGHEGRYLAIIAGTVLMRAIGFFVLIPLFGISGAVAATAISFIALALLMRSASIRLTGIDGSVLRLLTGWRQRRLSQPAE; encoded by the coding sequence ATGACTTTGAAATTCGCTGCGACGTTCGCAAGATTGATCGACCTGCGCAACAACGCCGGAATTCGCGCGATGACCGGCGCTCTCGCGCTGCGGGTGATGATCACCCTCGTCAATCTGACACTTGTGACGCTCGCTGCGCGAACGCTCAACGCGCACGATTTCGGCACCTATTCGATCCTGTTCAGCGCAGCGGGCCTGCTCAGCGTCATTGCCACCTTCGGCCAGCAGATCTTCATCATGCGGTCGTGGAGCGAATACACCACCGCCGGCAACGAGGCGATGCTGAAGGGTGTGGTGATCTTCACGGCGCTCGCCTGCCTCGCCGGCGGCATTCTCGTCAGCCTGCCCTTCTTCGTCTGGGTGTCGACCGAGCAAGATACGCTGCTGGCGCTGTCCGCGACCGCTTACCTGTTCTGCTTTGCGCTGATGCTGACATCCGCGCACGCCGCCCGTGGCGCCGTCGGCGTCGGGGTCGGCGACGGACTGACCTATCTGCTGGTCGCGACCTGCCCGATCCTGTATCTGCTCGGCTGCGTTGCATTCGGCGCGACGATCGAGATCCACACCATCTTCCTGACCATGGCGGCGGCGTCCTGCGTGACCATCATGGTTCAGATGGCGCTGCTGCTGCGGCAGGTTCGCCGGCAGTTCCCGCAGATCGGCCGCGCGCATTCCGCCTTCGAGCTTCGCACCTGGTGTGCGCGATCGGCCAAGCTGTGGGTCTCCGTCAGCCTGGAAGCGGCCAATCAATACGCCGACGTGGTGATCATCGGCTACCTGATGAGTCCGACGGTCGCCGGCGCATATTTCGTCATCACGCGTGTCGCGAACGCCTTCGCGATGGCGACCGGGGCGGTGTACATCTTCTCCACCCGCCATATCCCGAACCTGTACTACGGCCGCCAGCACCGCGAACTCGACGGTCTGCTGGATTCGGTGGCCCTGATGACCCTGGCAATCGTCGCCGGCGGACTGATGCTGGTGCTCGGCGGCGGTCACTGGATCCTGTATCTGTTCAATCCCGATTACGTGCCGTACTACGCCACGCTCGGCATCCTGACCGCCGGCACCGCCGCGGTCGCTGCCGCGGGCCCCTGCGGTTCGATCCTGATGCTGACCGGACATGAGGGCCGGTATCTGGCCATCATCGCCGGCACGGTATTGATGCGGGCAATCGGATTCTTCGTGCTGATCCCGCTGTTCGGGATTTCCGGCGCAGTGGCGGCGACCGCGATTTCGTTCATTGCGCTCGCGCTGCTGATGCGGAGCGCCTCGATTCGCCTCACTGGGATCGACGGCTCGGTGCTACGGCTTCTGACGGGATGGCGGCAGCGCCGGCTATCGCAGCCGGCCGAGTAG
- a CDS encoding electron transfer flavoprotein subunit alpha/FixB family protein — protein sequence MSQPAKPAPQPAGRAAAKKELPEHFKAYKHVWVFIEQERGHVHPVSWELMGSGRRLADKLGVELAAVVIGPTGEATRAAVAESFCYGADLAYVVADDVLTDYRNESYTKALTDLVNTHKPEILLLGATTLGRDLAGAVATTLLTGLTADCTELEVDADNSLAATRPTFGGSLLCTIYTLNFRPQMATVRPRVMSMPERVEKPVGRVIEFPLGLVEADIVTKILAFVPDRDKATSNLAYADIVVAGGLGLASPENFQLVRQLAGVLGAEYGCSRPLVQKGWVSADRQIGQTGKTIRPKLYIAAGISGAIQHRVGVDGSDLIVAINTDKNAPIFDFAHLALVTDAIRLLPALTEAFRKRLSAHTRDRIAS from the coding sequence ATGAGCCAGCCCGCCAAGCCTGCCCCGCAGCCCGCCGGACGCGCCGCCGCCAAGAAGGAGCTGCCCGAGCATTTCAAAGCCTATAAGCACGTCTGGGTGTTCATCGAGCAGGAACGCGGTCACGTTCACCCCGTCTCCTGGGAACTGATGGGCTCCGGCCGCCGCCTCGCCGACAAGCTCGGGGTCGAGCTCGCCGCGGTGGTGATCGGCCCGACCGGCGAAGCCACCAGGGCCGCGGTGGCGGAATCGTTCTGCTACGGCGCCGACCTCGCTTACGTCGTGGCCGACGACGTGCTGACGGACTACCGCAACGAGTCCTACACCAAGGCGCTGACCGATCTGGTCAACACCCATAAGCCGGAGATCCTGCTGCTCGGCGCCACCACGCTCGGTCGCGATCTTGCCGGAGCGGTGGCGACCACGCTGCTCACCGGTCTGACCGCGGACTGCACCGAGCTCGAGGTCGATGCCGACAATTCGCTCGCCGCGACGCGTCCGACCTTCGGCGGCTCGCTGCTGTGCACGATCTACACGCTGAACTTCCGGCCGCAGATGGCGACCGTGCGGCCGCGCGTGATGTCGATGCCCGAGCGGGTGGAGAAGCCGGTCGGCCGCGTCATCGAATTCCCGCTCGGCCTGGTCGAAGCCGATATCGTCACCAAGATCCTGGCTTTCGTGCCGGATCGCGACAAGGCGACCTCGAACCTGGCTTATGCCGACATCGTCGTCGCCGGCGGCCTCGGGCTCGCTTCGCCGGAGAATTTCCAGCTCGTGCGCCAGCTCGCCGGCGTGCTCGGCGCCGAATACGGCTGCTCGCGGCCGCTGGTGCAGAAGGGCTGGGTGTCGGCCGACCGCCAGATCGGCCAGACCGGCAAGACCATCCGGCCGAAGCTCTACATCGCCGCCGGCATCTCCGGCGCGATTCAGCACCGCGTCGGCGTCGACGGCTCCGACCTGATCGTCGCGATCAATACCGACAAGAACGCGCCGATCTTCGACTTCGCCCATCTCGCTCTCGTCACCGATGCGATTCGGCTGCTGCCGGCGCTGACCGAAGCATTCCGCAAACGGCTGTCTGCGCACACCCGCGACCGGATCGCGAGCTAA
- the metA gene encoding homoserine O-succinyltransferase MetA, whose amino-acid sequence MSLMFDSADPIISPALTPDDVGDERRRRALRDHRRPIEIGLVNNMGDAALRATERQFARLLRDGAGERRVRLHCFALRSIPRSATARHRIDRLYSDIGDLGRVPLDGLIVTGAEPRTSALRDEPYWDEFRRLTDWAEANTRATIWSCLAAHAAVLHLDGIERRRLPRKCSGVYAAERLSDDPMLAGLPTTLRVSHSRLNGLDADELCDAGYDVLTRAEGAGVDVFTRRDGSRMVFFQGHPEYDATTLQREFLRDIGRYLAGERDDCPAPPENYFRAEIEARLAAFCDRAQIGRRPDMIAELPSLALRPGLAATLEASAAALFRNWLSVIAAEI is encoded by the coding sequence ATGAGTCTGATGTTCGACAGCGCCGACCCGATCATCAGCCCGGCGTTGACGCCGGATGACGTCGGCGACGAACGACGCAGGCGAGCACTGCGGGATCATCGCAGGCCGATCGAGATCGGTCTCGTCAACAACATGGGTGATGCGGCGCTGCGCGCCACCGAGCGGCAGTTCGCGCGGCTGCTGCGCGACGGCGCCGGCGAGCGGCGGGTTCGGCTGCATTGTTTCGCGCTACGGTCGATACCGCGGTCGGCCACCGCGCGCCACCGAATCGACCGCCTGTATTCCGACATCGGCGATCTCGGCCGCGTGCCGCTCGATGGCCTGATTGTCACCGGGGCTGAGCCGCGTACATCGGCCCTGCGGGACGAGCCGTATTGGGACGAGTTTCGCCGGCTGACGGATTGGGCCGAAGCCAATACGCGCGCGACGATCTGGTCGTGTCTCGCCGCCCATGCCGCCGTCCTGCATCTCGACGGCATCGAACGGCGGCGACTGCCGCGGAAGTGCTCCGGGGTCTATGCGGCCGAGCGGCTGAGCGATGATCCGATGCTGGCCGGTCTGCCGACGACGCTGCGGGTGTCGCATTCGCGGTTGAATGGTCTCGATGCGGACGAATTGTGCGACGCTGGCTACGACGTGCTGACGCGGGCGGAGGGAGCGGGTGTCGATGTGTTCACCCGACGCGACGGCAGCCGCATGGTGTTCTTTCAGGGTCATCCGGAATACGATGCGACGACGCTGCAACGCGAGTTTCTGCGCGATATCGGCCGCTATCTTGCCGGCGAGCGCGACGATTGTCCGGCTCCGCCGGAAAACTATTTCCGTGCTGAGATCGAAGCGCGGCTCGCCGCGTTTTGCGATCGTGCGCAAATCGGTCGCCGACCGGATATGATCGCCGAGCTGCCGTCCTTGGCGCTGCGGCCGGGTCTGGCCGCAACACTCGAAGCCTCCGCGGCGGCGCTGTTCCGCAACTGGCTGTCGGTGATCGCGGCCGAGATCTGA